A region from the Medicago truncatula cultivar Jemalong A17 chromosome 6, MtrunA17r5.0-ANR, whole genome shotgun sequence genome encodes:
- the LOC11424088 gene encoding serine/threonine-protein kinase BLUS1 isoform X2, whose translation MERISEKRYPLSAKDYKLYEEVGEGVSASVYRALCIPLNEIVAIKVLDLEKCNNDLDGIRREVQTMSLIDHPNLLRAHCSFTAGHSLWVVMPFMSGGSCLHIMKSSFPEGFDEPVIATVLREVLKALVYLHAHGHIHRDVKAGNILLDANGSVKMADFGVSACMFDTGDRQRSRNTFVGTPCWMAPEVMQQLHGYDFKADIWSFGITALELAHGHAPFSKYPPMKVLLMTLQNAPPGLDYERDKRFSKSFKELVATCLVKDPKKRPSSEKLLKHHFFKHARATEYLSRTILDGLAPLGDRFRQLKAKEADLLMQNKALYEDMEQLSQKEYIRGISAWNFNLEDLKSQAALIQDEDMSNAEEPDMAKKNEDTSNDLKVPVENLSASNHSDGTSTLDKEDGFNNLQDLESSLASFPMKPLQALKGCFDVGDDDGNNTSPRDLDHSYGRNDNESAGPSNLSPQNAQPNKFLSGSLQSDNFAKKVTDGDRDYLQTKYPSERNHSGPLYRQRREINNFPSVDDTSEGAIVQRRGRFKVTSADPSSMAMTL comes from the exons atggaGCGAATTTCAGAAAAACGATATCCTCTCAGTGCAAAAGATTACAAGTTATATGAAGAAGTTGGGGAAGGCGTTAGTGCCTCGGTATACCGGGCTCTCTGCATTCCACTCAATGAGATTGTTGCCATCAAAGTTCTTGATCTCGAGAAGTGCAATAACGATTTG GATGGAATTCGGAGAGAGGTGCAGACCATGAGCTTGATTGATCATCCAAATCTTTTACGGGCACATTGTTCTTTTACCGCTGGGCACAGTCTTTGGGTTGTGATGCCATTCATGTCTGGTGGCTCTTGCCTTCATATAATGAAATCTTCCTTTCCTGAGGGTTTTGATGAACCTGTTATTGCAACTGTATTACGCGAGGTTCTCAAAGCTCTTGTTTATCTTCATGCCCATGGGCACATACATAGAGATGTTAAG GCTGGGAATATTTTGCTTGATGCTAATGGTTCAGTCAAAATGGCTGACTTTGGAGTGTCTGCGTGTATGTTTGATACTGGAGACAGGCAACGTTCAAGAAATACTTTTGTTGGAACACCTTGCTG GATGGCTCCTGAAGTTATGCAGCAATTGCATGGATATGATTTTAA AGCAGATATATGGTCATTTGGTATAACAGCACTTGAACTTGCTCATGGTCATGCCCCATTTTCCAAGTATCCGCCTATGAAA GTTTTGCTTATGACTTTGCAGAATGCCCCTCCAGGTCTTGATTATGAAAGAGACAAGAGATTTTCAAAG TCTTTCAAAGAGTTAGTTGCCACCTGCTTAGTCAAAGACCCAAAGAAGCGTCCAAGTTCAGAAAAGCTTTTAAAGCACCACTTCTTTAAACATGCACGTGCGACCGAATATCTATCTCGCACCATTCTCGATGGCCTTGCTCCATTAGGAGATCGTTTTAGACAGCTGAAG GCTAAAGAGGCAGATTTATTAATGCAAAACAAGGCTCTTTATGAGGATATGGAGCAATTATCTCAG AAAGAATATATTCGAGGAATTAGTGCATGGAATTTTAACCTGGAAGATTTAAAAAGTCAAGCTGCTCTT ATCCAAGATGAAGACATGTCAAATGCAGAAGAGCCAGATATGGCTAAGAAGAATGAAGACACATCAAATGACTTAAAGGTTCCCGTGGAGAACCTTTCTGCCTCTAATCATTCAGATGGTACATCCACACTGGACAAAGAG GATGGATTCAACAATCTTCAGGATTTGGAAAGTTCACTTGCTTCATTTCCTATGAAACCTCTTCAAGCACTCAA AGGCTGTTTCGATGTTGGTGACGATGATGGCAATAATACTAGCCCAAGAGATTTGGATCACAGCTATGGAAGGAATGACAATGAAAGTGCTGGGCCAAGTAATTTGTCACCTCAAAATGCTCAGCCTAATAAGTTTTTGAGTGGCTCTTTACAATCTGATAATTTTGCCAAAAAGGTTACCGATGGGGACAG GGATTATTTACAAACAAAATATCCTTCCGAGCGTAATCACAGTGGTCCATTATATCGGCAGAGGAGAGAAATCAACAACTTTCCATCGG TTGATGACACATCAGAAGGAGCAATTGTCCAGCGCAGGGGGCGGTTTAAGGTCACATCTGCAGATCCCAGTTCAATG GCAATGACTTTGTAA
- the LOC11424088 gene encoding serine/threonine-protein kinase BLUS1 isoform X1, whose protein sequence is MERISEKRYPLSAKDYKLYEEVGEGVSASVYRALCIPLNEIVAIKVLDLEKCNNDLDGIRREVQTMSLIDHPNLLRAHCSFTAGHSLWVVMPFMSGGSCLHIMKSSFPEGFDEPVIATVLREVLKALVYLHAHGHIHRDVKAGNILLDANGSVKMADFGVSACMFDTGDRQRSRNTFVGTPCWMAPEVMQQLHGYDFKADIWSFGITALELAHGHAPFSKYPPMKVLLMTLQNAPPGLDYERDKRFSKSFKELVATCLVKDPKKRPSSEKLLKHHFFKHARATEYLSRTILDGLAPLGDRFRQLKAKEADLLMQNKALYEDMEQLSQKEYIRGISAWNFNLEDLKSQAALIQDEDMSNAEEPDMAKKNEDTSNDLKVPVENLSASNHSDGTSTLDKEDGFNNLQDLESSLASFPMKPLQALKGCFDVGDDDGNNTSPRDLDHSYGRNDNESAGPSNLSPQNAQPNKFLSGSLQSDNFAKKVTDGDRDYLQTKYPSERNHSGPLYRQRREINNFPSVDDTSEGAIVQRRGRFKVTSADPSSMGLSNNTSGPVAVSPTPTSPPNQNSMAASILPSLQCILQQNGLQREEIVKLIKYAEQSYGKNTESIEAGASDALQASPVSTREKELHLQVIQLQQSIGSLVEELQRQKLKNVQLERQLSSMVNKVEK, encoded by the exons atggaGCGAATTTCAGAAAAACGATATCCTCTCAGTGCAAAAGATTACAAGTTATATGAAGAAGTTGGGGAAGGCGTTAGTGCCTCGGTATACCGGGCTCTCTGCATTCCACTCAATGAGATTGTTGCCATCAAAGTTCTTGATCTCGAGAAGTGCAATAACGATTTG GATGGAATTCGGAGAGAGGTGCAGACCATGAGCTTGATTGATCATCCAAATCTTTTACGGGCACATTGTTCTTTTACCGCTGGGCACAGTCTTTGGGTTGTGATGCCATTCATGTCTGGTGGCTCTTGCCTTCATATAATGAAATCTTCCTTTCCTGAGGGTTTTGATGAACCTGTTATTGCAACTGTATTACGCGAGGTTCTCAAAGCTCTTGTTTATCTTCATGCCCATGGGCACATACATAGAGATGTTAAG GCTGGGAATATTTTGCTTGATGCTAATGGTTCAGTCAAAATGGCTGACTTTGGAGTGTCTGCGTGTATGTTTGATACTGGAGACAGGCAACGTTCAAGAAATACTTTTGTTGGAACACCTTGCTG GATGGCTCCTGAAGTTATGCAGCAATTGCATGGATATGATTTTAA AGCAGATATATGGTCATTTGGTATAACAGCACTTGAACTTGCTCATGGTCATGCCCCATTTTCCAAGTATCCGCCTATGAAA GTTTTGCTTATGACTTTGCAGAATGCCCCTCCAGGTCTTGATTATGAAAGAGACAAGAGATTTTCAAAG TCTTTCAAAGAGTTAGTTGCCACCTGCTTAGTCAAAGACCCAAAGAAGCGTCCAAGTTCAGAAAAGCTTTTAAAGCACCACTTCTTTAAACATGCACGTGCGACCGAATATCTATCTCGCACCATTCTCGATGGCCTTGCTCCATTAGGAGATCGTTTTAGACAGCTGAAG GCTAAAGAGGCAGATTTATTAATGCAAAACAAGGCTCTTTATGAGGATATGGAGCAATTATCTCAG AAAGAATATATTCGAGGAATTAGTGCATGGAATTTTAACCTGGAAGATTTAAAAAGTCAAGCTGCTCTT ATCCAAGATGAAGACATGTCAAATGCAGAAGAGCCAGATATGGCTAAGAAGAATGAAGACACATCAAATGACTTAAAGGTTCCCGTGGAGAACCTTTCTGCCTCTAATCATTCAGATGGTACATCCACACTGGACAAAGAG GATGGATTCAACAATCTTCAGGATTTGGAAAGTTCACTTGCTTCATTTCCTATGAAACCTCTTCAAGCACTCAA AGGCTGTTTCGATGTTGGTGACGATGATGGCAATAATACTAGCCCAAGAGATTTGGATCACAGCTATGGAAGGAATGACAATGAAAGTGCTGGGCCAAGTAATTTGTCACCTCAAAATGCTCAGCCTAATAAGTTTTTGAGTGGCTCTTTACAATCTGATAATTTTGCCAAAAAGGTTACCGATGGGGACAG GGATTATTTACAAACAAAATATCCTTCCGAGCGTAATCACAGTGGTCCATTATATCGGCAGAGGAGAGAAATCAACAACTTTCCATCGG TTGATGACACATCAGAAGGAGCAATTGTCCAGCGCAGGGGGCGGTTTAAGGTCACATCTGCAGATCCCAGTTCAATG GGTCTTTCAAACAACACTTCTGGCCCAGTTGCTGTAAGTCCTACTCCTACAAGTCCCCCAAATCAGAACTCAATGGCTGCTTCTATCCTTCCATCACTGCAGTGCATCTTGCAACAGAACGGCTTGCAAAGG GAAGAAATTGTTAAATTGATAAAGTATGCAGAGCAATCTTATG GTAAGAATACAGAATCAATAGAGGCAGGAGCATCTGATGCTTTGCAGGCATCACCTGTGTCGACTAGAGAGAAAGAACTGCATTTGCAAGTGATTCAACTCCAACAGAG CATTGGGAGTCTTGTCGAGGAACTGCAGAGACAAAAGCTGAAAAATGTTCAG TTAGAGAGACAGTTGAGCAGTATGGTCAACAAAGTTGAAAAGTGA